The genomic interval CGACGCGATGGCTTTCACGGCTCTCAGGGTCTCGGTGCAGGTGGGCTTGATCAGAGACTCCGGCAGGAGGAACCCAAAATGACCCGTATCCCTTAGCTCAAACGCGAACGCATAGGGAATCCCGTTCCTGTAGGCCCAGTCAATAGAGCTGCCAGAGCTAACATCTGCAAGTAagtaaagcaaaagaaaattattaagaCAACAAAAAAGGGCTACAATTATGACAAAATTACAAATTTACTCTATTATTGCAGCTTATTTTGGAAAAGAGTAAAATAGTggtgaagaaaagaaaacccacACAAGGTTGTTGAGGCAGGTCCGTATCTGTACCTCACTCCATAAGCAGAATGCAGCGCCGTCACTGCGTTCTGAGCTGCTGACTCCTGGAAAAACAACCGTTCATGAAGTGATGATAGCCTTCATTTATGGAAACCACAACATACAGTTCTTTGCACAAGTATTCCTACTTGTAAacttttcacattctgtcacaTTAGATAAttagaacttaaaaaaaacaacagaaaattttatatttatgatgCATTTACATACAGTCCATAGAGCCGTAATAGATCCTGTTagaactgttatttttttgaagGCCTGAGAGGTTTGTTAGCAAAAGTCAGTGAACacagcaccatgaagaccaaggaacatgACAGACACATCAGGGAGAACGTTATGGTGATGTATAAGGCAGCGTTAGGCCATTACATACACTCATCAAAACTATAaatgcaacacttttggttttgctcctatttttttatgagatgaactcaaagatctaaaaccttttccacgtacacaatatcaccatttccctcaaatattgttcacaaaccagtctaaatctgtgatagtgacCACTTCttctttgctgagataatccatccaacCTCACAGGTCTGCCATATCAAAAATcctgattagacaccatgattagtgcacgggtgtgccttagactgcccacaataaaaggtcactctgaaaggtgcagttttatCACACAGCACAATGCCACAGATGTGGCAAGATTTGAGGGAGCGTGCAATTGGCATGCGGACAGCAGGAATGTCAACCGGTGCTGTTGCTCGTTGTagttgcatttatatttttttgttgagtgtaaAATCCCAAGCTTTAAACCTCTCACAGAGCAGTGTGTAATCTAACATCTTAAGATGGAAAAAGTAAGACATCTACCAAGACAAACCTACACTCCACTGTTTTGGTAATTGAGACCAGGGTTGATCTTGCCCTAAGGACCGGTTCTGAAGCCACATTTTGAAAGTCTGCGTCTTGTCTTGGTCCTGGATGTGAAGGACTTGGAAACAAGACCACAGCTGCAGCgttcttttttataatttttttttaacgaatCTTAGCGTGAAACTCCAGCTTTCCTAAACTGACAGACCGGATGCGTAGCGCTTTAAttggagaagcagccaagactGCCATGGTAACttgtgaggagctgcagagagccacagctcaagtgggagaatctgttgacaagaCAACTCTACAAATTAAGCGTTTGCGCAAAGTCTGCAAGGGAAAGCAATTGTTTGTTTGTAGTAATCCTCAGGCCATGTGGGGGACACAGAAACATGTGGTAGAAGCTACTCTGGTCAGCTAAGAccagaataaatgttttccccaacatgcatttttatttgtggaTGAAAACTATCAGCATctcaccctgaacgcaccaaTAGTAAAgcatggcagtggcagcatcatactatGTGGATGCTTTTATTCACTGGGGAAACTGTTATCAggtgatgagaagatggatggaagtaAATACAGGACAGTCCTGAGGCAGAGgctcatcttccagcaggataagGACCCTAAACTGTCAGATTTACGGTGGAAGGGTTTGcttcaaagcatattcatgtgttgctGCTGTCAAAACACCTTGTAAGGTAACGGGTTTCTTACCACACAGTTAAAGTTGGGGATTGCAGCGTACTTGTAGGAGTACGGGTAAAGGAGCATCTGCGCGTAGGCATGGATGGATATGTACGCCTTCATGCGCTTCTTGTGCTTGCGCAGAAACTTGGCAACCGCTTTGACTTCGGGTTCGGATTCAGGGAACGGGCCGCAGTAGGTGTCGTCACACGGATGGGAGGAAGCGCCCTCATCTGGAAATgggggaaaaggaaatatttgGCTTTATTTCAACTGGATTCCACATAAGCTAAGGGcaaccccaaaaaaacacaccaaaaacagcaaataattcTTCCTCTCCAGTTAACAGATATAAGTTGTTCACTATTATACACTATTTAACATGGCAGTACATCGGTAACCTTAGTGATTTACAGGCGGTGTATGCTGAATTGTGTTGGCTTCAACTCATTTTAGTAAGACtttggggtaaaaaaaactcaccaCACCATTTCACCTTCCAGTTTCTGTTGGCGTCCACACCTCTGCAGTGGAACTTGTGATTTTTGGAACGAGTCTTTCTCCAGAACCGgtcctacagaaaaaaaattagaccattttagagttgttgttgtttttttttttcaacgaTACAATTCATCTAGCGGTCAGTGGAGCAGATTAGTACCGCTGGTAGAAGTAAAACAACAATCACAATCTGCTGATGGTGgatattgtttgttttggtctcaaacataatttgttttttacagcagGCTATACACTGACTATAACAAAAATACTTTCAATCCTGGCTGTCAAAGGGAGTAAGAATCGTTCCCGAGGCAGATACGAACAGATGCAGGGTTAGCCGGAAACATCCGTAGTCGATGGCTTTTCAGCAGTAGCGGGCATGGATTCGCTAATCCGCAAAAACGCATAGTTGTGGAATTTACTTTTTGTTCAGCACACTATCATTCTCGCAAAGTTTAGAAACAGTTGGTGGACTGTCCAGCAGTAGCAGTCACAGCTCCACAAAAGACAATGTTAGTAGCcgtgctgttttcttcttcttaccTTCTTGTAATTATATGGTATGAATATTGTCAGCTCCCGTTGCTCTACAACACAGAAACGCCAGTATCCGCTGCTGTGTGACTCCTTCTGCTGTGTTATATGCACATGCAGATCGCTTTGGGGtcttgaaccattcagacagaagtctgatgccGGTCACATTTAAGTAGATTTCTAGGTTCATTCCCGCATAGAAAGACTGGACTTGGAGCTGGGCTTTTTGGGTCACTGCGTGTCTCAGCGGTAGGGCTGCCAACTGTCCCGTTTTAGCCAGAAAGTCCCGTATTTTGAGCCAAATTGAAATGTCCTGTATGGGATATTTTGTGCTTGTctgttttcaaattaaaaattatttatcctGAACCAAaacattactattactattactattacttgtGTGAAGACGTGCGACACAGACTGGGTGAAAGCCATTGATTAGcggctagcgttagcttcctCTAATTCCCTTTTTTATTAACGGATTAGCAAtagtgaagctaatatttttgctTGTGGAATATGAGTTAGTGAAACTAACattttggttagctgtgcccaccactgttTTCAGGAATGAAAGACCCCAAACTACGAAAGTAAGAAATGGTGAAAGGGGGGAAATGACCAGATCCAAGAAATCACCACAGGAGTAACATCTGggtactttacaaaaaaaaaaaaaaaaaaagacaatgattccattaaaaaaagggaaaaaagcaaGAAGGCAAActgtaaattaatttaatagtTTCCCAGTCCTGAGAAAGCACAAAGTGACAGAGAGACGACTCCATTTTAACTGGatggaaacctccagcagaacctggctcAGGATTAATGAGAGGACAGGACAGACTTTAGCTTCAGTTCTCCTTTAAAAAAGGAGACAACAAATTGTAGAAACATTCTGTACCGtgttaacctggccagccagactgatcaAGTGTAGGACTccacgttctgcacattattaatctggGTCGGCTCTTATCCAATCCATTTGGGGAAGGGAGGGAATTTaagcagaactttctgagctgatcGAACGAAGCCACACCTAGTGCCCTcttaccaaaggttggttttagccaatcctggtatcaaattaaaacataagcaacaggcatcatgagaaaccacaacatgttaagctagtcaaggcatttCTTAcagttcttctttcaaagatgaaatcgtggattcttacaaaatgatgatagcagcagctacgcctgcgtcctcctgcgctgccatgtttatggtGGTTCAGCTGTAAGCCCAGCACCTCTTGTGctgccttaaaccacaatactgcaacgtgattggcccaaaccgctTTTTGcttcggacacaaacggttgaagacGGAGCGGTtgaagatggattctcgtgtgtttgtcaACGCATAAATACCGTGAGATTTCATGTTGCAGGCAACTGCAAGGTTAGTACCGTGTTCCAGCTGAAGCGATAGCCATCCACATTGAAGACGGGCATGATGAAGAAGTCAAGATGGTTGAGCAGTCGCGTCATCACAGAGTCATACTTGTATGAGCTGAGTGCCTGAAAGTATGCAACAGAATGAAAATTAGCCTAATCTGGGAGTTATAAATAAGAAACCATATTGTTATCACCATCGCGattctttctttgtttcactTTGCGTTGTTCAAACTTATGCATCTATATAgctgaaaatgtcacatttatACTCCAACCAATAATGAGGATTAGAGTTGGCTGATCAGAGTGCTATGCTTACATTCCTTGTCAGCTAAGAGGCCAAGGCCAGGGTTCAGCAGCATTTATGTAAAACCCAGAGAACCATTCTTACCCTTGTTTCTTCTGAATCACATTTGTCTGGTGtcataaaacaaacatggcccattaaaacagaaagcttATTGCTTTCACAAAGGCcaactttgtttgttttatgctttAATTGAAGAACAATATCCCTTTTCTTGCAACCATattgtcattctgttgtgacagcaataaataaaaaatccacacaGAAAACGCAAATGTTTCCTCTTTGTCATGTTTAATAGATCTAAagcaactgtgtgtgtgtgtgtgcgtgtgtgtgtgtgtgtgtgtgtgtgtgtgtgtgtgtgtgtagcaaaGAGCTATATGTGgttgaggagctgcaggttgcagacctctgGGTGATGTGCTAAGCTTTAAAGACAAATGCCACACTGACCTCCAGTGGTCTACCACCGTTACTGCATCATACCCCTAGGTcatatttctttttacctttAATGTTGTCAGAAGTCACTTGATTTTTCATTTATGTTTCTAATGcttaattctatttaattttgttttaaattcccttctgcctttttcttttcactccTCTGTGATTCTTGTACAATCCCTTTCCTTGGGTCACTTTCTTCCAGTTTCGGGTATCTCGTCTCGTTCTGTTTGTGTCTGTTGATGTAGTTTGTTATTGTACTCCTTGGTACATTCGATTTTccatttgtttgcattttgcttTCCTACACCTGGTTCTAGTTTACTTATTGCAGTACCTGTGATGTGTCAGTCAATCTCAAATATGCCCTTTGAGAAGAGAACATGTCTGCCAAAAAGGAGCTTTAAGGAATTAGCAATGGGAAGATGCAGGTGGTGCATAGCATCATAGCATCAGGTTTAAATTATAGCCTTAAACCAATAATCACGGCTCCTCTGTCACAGGTGTCTCCTCCATTTGTGTCTCATTTGGAAGGGGCCAAGACAATAGACGTGGAGAGACAGCAAGGAAATATTCATACCCTTTAAAGTTTGTGactttttgtcaaattaaaattacaGACTTAAGCATATTTTAATAGGacatttatgtgacagaccaacacaaccTAGCATACAATCTTGATTTGTAAGGaaatggttttcttttcttattttttctttttacaaacaaaatggCATTGAGGACCTGTTACTCTGTGCCCTTTAATACAATCCAGTACAACTATTAGCCTTCATAGGTCACCTAATCACTAAATAAAGGCAACCTCTGTAATTTAAtgtcagtataaatccagcatAGTATAAATCTCTGAAGGCCGCTATTTATggttgttagagaacattagtcaaCAAACATCATCATGAAGACCTAGGAACCACCTGCCAACCTTTGAAAACTTAACAAAGCAAGCTTCAGTCCATGAATTTAACATCGAAACAGTACACTACAGCTGCAAAGCATAACTTAGTGGTCAGGAAAGGAGGCAAGTAGTAACTGTAAGTGTgaaatccacaaatctgaccCATATAGAAGAGTGGTCTGAAGAAAGCCATGTCATCTAGGAGACAgggcaaacatgtggaagaaggtctTCTGGCCAGATAAGAACCAAATTCAACTTTTTCTGAAgcactttctgaaataaatatgtgaaaggtgctatataaatatactAAACTTACTACATACAGTGGGACTCTCACACAATAATTAAATCTGCCTACTATTTTCTTTATAACAGTCAATTAGAATAATAAACATTCAGCATCTTACATAATTAATACACATATGCTTAATTCatatgaaaaaagtgaaaaattatCCAACGTGTTTTTGTAACGAAAGACAAAACATAAACTGAGATATGTTTTTTCCCGTTATTTGATGCCAAGCtgaataaactctttaaaacagCTTTCAGGCCTCTACATTAACATCCACTCTATgctgtgccttttttttctggctccTACTGTGTTTGTAATCCCATTCATCTGGGGCACAAATGGTATATTAAAAAGGAGAATAATAAACATTCTTGCAGGTCTGGTGATGGTCTGGCTTTCATTACAGAGAATAAATTAGACTAAAAGCCCGTCTCCACACCAGGAACCTTTAAGGCAAGCAGAAGCATAATTAACTCTCTTAAATTTCCACTGCTTCTACCagggtaaaaacacaaaaggcaGGGAGAAAAAAGTCCTGGTACTGAGGATGGTACTTTTGATATTACCCTGAACATTTGGTCTGGAGCTTTATTGAGATATGGCGCTAAGCATCTGCATATTTATTTCCATTAGCTTCAACTGTAatagacaaaataataaattcaattcaattaaatcctatttatatagcaccaattcatgatacatgtcatctaaattaataattaatgccTGTATGTCTTTAAGACTAGATTGTTGTAATCCTTTTATCAGGTTTACCACGGAAGAGTCTTTAAAGTCTTCGAAAGACACAGAATGCAGCAGCataagttttttctttttggacagGAACCAGGAAAATAATTGAAAGCGATGCTTGATTATACGTCATAAAACAGTAAATGACATTGCACCTGCACATTTTTCTGAGCTGGTGATCCACCATACTCCAGCAAGTCCGCTTTTTTACATCGGACTATGTGTTTTGAagttaaaattaatttgtttagtACGTATAAGATTTCATCaatgcttctttcttttttatagtTCAGAAATCAAAAATGGCTTGCTGGTCTTTGTGGGGGATTCCCAAGTGCTTAAATAGAAGGCTACCTGACCTCTTATTCCTTGAAGGGGTTTCGCCTCTCATTGAAAAGCTTCTTACGTTGTGAAGATGGTTAGAAGTAACAGGCTTATAAATCGCGGTCAGAAGAATCACAATAGAGCCATTGAAGACACCAATGGGGCAATTAGGACACAGGAATAACTGGCCCACCCTCCACTCAGCCCCAATATTTGGGTTGTTGCTGCTGGACGATCCAAACGGGTCCCTTAAGATGTCATGTGAGGTGTTTTGATCACATGACCCAAGATGGAAATTGCTGaaaaacactattttttttgccatcctAAGAGCCATTTTTAatcagtccagctaaataacACTCGTATAGAGTCACAAATGTGAcatgacattttgaaaaaatgacaacttagaatttaaaaaaaaatatatctctaggtaatttgtgtcatttttgaaGAACCACCATTTTACttctatttttaggttttaaactAAAGGAAAAGGTTTGTACAAAGACAACAGGTATAGTTTCCTCTATGGGATTTTATAGTtgtggaaaattattttaagaaagCACATCATTTCCAACCTGATGGCAAGAAAAATTTAAGTATATTACTGGTATTCTTAGAGTCTATTGTGGAAATTCAATGTAATTATTCATTGAATATCAACCTGTAAAAACATTAATTGGCTCTTTATTTCTTTAACCAACATGAAAAGGGACACAATAGAAGGTCCAAGAGCCACTTatggctccagagccacaggtttcTTAGTTAGGGCTGCAGGAAAGGTTTAGGTAAGATGGAAGCTTATGCCATCTCctctatttaatttatttttttttttcatgtcagaCTCAACACCTTTGTATGGAGTTTGGAGTAACTTTACACAATTTAAAGAGTGAAACTCTTGTGAAAGATTTATTGATTatagtttttattcagttttcctaaaaacaccATCCACTGGAGCTAATGGCTGACGCGTGTTTCAAAGAGTGTGCCCACGCAAAAGTTCATCTTCTCAGGGTTtgttgaacaaaacaaaacaaaaaaaaaataaaaaatggatccaTGTTTAGGTTTTCAGCCCAACATGGCCACAAATACATCCACACTGTCTCACTAATCCAAACACGGTCAAATTATGTAAGACATTAATATTCTTGAAGGTAAATAAAAATCTCTCATCACTAAGAAATAAACTGTAACTTTgctttgttatttatatatatatatatatattttttttttatgaaggatGAGTGTTTGACATACAAACGTtg from Fundulus heteroclitus isolate FHET01 chromosome 21, MU-UCD_Fhet_4.1, whole genome shotgun sequence carries:
- the cpa6 gene encoding carboxypeptidase A6 isoform X2, translating into MHQNATVDVHVKRNDTQDLHARLKLEGIKYRVFISNLQNEIEKQSGYRSSRKRRSESQYDYEVYHPLEEIQNWMFEMNRSRPELVTLFSVGKSYEGRPLYVLQLGKRGRPQKKSVWIDCGVHAREWIGPAFCQWFVKEALSSYKYDSVMTRLLNHLDFFIMPVFNVDGYRFSWNTDRFWRKTRSKNHKFHCRGVDANRNWKVKWCDEGASSHPCDDTYCGPFPESEPEVKAVAKFLRKHKKRMKAYISIHAYAQMLLYPYSYKYAAIPNFNCVESAAQNAVTALHSAYGVRYRYGPASTTLYVSSGSSIDWAYRNGIPYAFAFELRDTGHFGFLLPESLIKPTCTETLRAVKAIASGLLKKCNTEKNRFPYI